The following are encoded in a window of Posidoniimonas polymericola genomic DNA:
- a CDS encoding AAA family ATPase, with the protein MTETSWQRDLNDALLLDPLVLLHGNVKDLFLADARMRSRAPRIPEECPYVPLEIWLALDLEHKGYDVVLIYDLVDGAIALRGRMASRFESLVANGATREGSSPASRAASPPANQSEEPPRPRGSTLPRSSPDTQPEEWLPVLSTRQEPIDFFGTLYNLVLPTDELAVAVICRYMDRHISFTDRQNEEEKRLSLLIQKAARTVRPRFDGDKLASKVVMLFDVEGAIPQELSVQAPFSRSIRLPVPGTDERESFFRSNHNRFYSSPGDRFSPDDDSNLLRHFANLTEGLRTQDLLSLVTLSHSEKLGLGKPQFKILLDRFRFGARENAWLKIREDTLKNSETTLKERVKGQDEVIGRVAPTLIRAKLGLSDIGKGANSTKPRGVFFFVGPTGVGKTELSKSIAELLFGDEASLIRFDMSEYSEEHQQARLIGAPPGYVGFDQGGQLTNAVLDRPFSVLLFDEIEKAHGRILDKFLQILDDGRLTDGMGRTVYFTESIIIFTSNLGTAPRHQTYGAGASVALGGIQAPAISERYEQLSSLSYDDLADHFRREVKGFFVDQLGRPEILNRIGEDNILVFNFLKDGDAQDQIVQKQVADLNTMLEEKYRISVEVTPAFRRLLRTHPSGFERNGARGVRNLLRRYVMDQLAMELFTNEEKKEGQVFQVDYREKSDSIGELPFDSSKLQWQWYELS; encoded by the coding sequence ATGACAGAAACCTCTTGGCAGAGGGATCTGAATGACGCTCTGCTGCTCGATCCCCTTGTGCTGCTGCATGGCAACGTAAAGGACCTCTTCCTGGCCGACGCGAGAATGCGGTCGCGAGCCCCCCGCATACCGGAAGAGTGCCCTTATGTGCCGCTGGAAATCTGGCTGGCTTTGGATCTGGAGCACAAGGGATACGATGTTGTTCTCATCTATGACCTAGTGGATGGAGCGATTGCCCTCCGCGGCCGTATGGCGAGTCGCTTCGAGTCTCTGGTCGCCAATGGAGCAACACGGGAGGGTAGCTCACCCGCCAGTCGAGCAGCCTCCCCACCCGCCAACCAAAGCGAGGAACCTCCTCGCCCACGTGGCAGCACCTTGCCGCGTTCTTCGCCAGACACGCAGCCTGAAGAGTGGCTACCGGTCCTGAGCACTCGTCAAGAACCGATCGACTTCTTTGGCACCCTGTACAACCTGGTGCTTCCGACCGACGAACTCGCGGTCGCGGTGATCTGTCGGTACATGGATCGACACATAAGCTTTACCGACCGGCAGAATGAGGAGGAGAAACGCCTATCGCTCCTGATCCAAAAGGCCGCGAGGACCGTGCGCCCCCGGTTCGACGGGGACAAGCTTGCGAGCAAGGTCGTCATGCTTTTCGACGTCGAGGGCGCCATCCCTCAGGAGCTATCCGTCCAAGCGCCCTTCTCGCGGTCGATTCGTCTGCCTGTGCCCGGCACTGACGAGCGGGAATCGTTCTTTCGCAGCAACCACAATAGGTTCTACAGCTCACCGGGCGACAGGTTTTCACCTGACGACGATTCGAATCTCCTAAGACATTTCGCCAACCTTACGGAGGGCTTGCGCACTCAAGACCTGCTGAGCCTTGTCACCCTTAGTCACAGCGAGAAGCTTGGCCTCGGCAAGCCACAGTTCAAGATCCTCCTGGACCGATTCCGCTTTGGAGCCCGTGAAAACGCCTGGCTCAAAATCCGAGAGGACACGCTCAAGAACTCCGAGACGACCCTCAAGGAACGCGTTAAGGGCCAAGACGAAGTTATCGGGAGGGTCGCTCCCACGCTTATCCGTGCCAAGCTCGGGTTGAGCGACATCGGCAAGGGAGCAAACTCAACTAAGCCGCGCGGGGTTTTTTTCTTCGTGGGGCCAACCGGAGTCGGCAAAACGGAGCTCAGCAAGTCCATCGCCGAGCTGCTGTTTGGAGACGAAGCATCGCTCATCCGTTTTGACATGAGCGAGTATTCCGAGGAACACCAGCAGGCGAGGCTAATAGGCGCACCTCCTGGATACGTTGGCTTCGACCAGGGCGGCCAGCTGACGAACGCGGTGCTGGACAGACCATTTAGCGTATTGTTATTCGATGAGATCGAGAAAGCGCACGGTCGGATTCTTGATAAGTTCTTGCAGATTCTCGACGATGGCAGATTGACGGACGGGATGGGCCGGACCGTTTATTTTACAGAGTCGATAATCATTTTCACCTCCAACCTCGGGACTGCTCCGAGACATCAGACTTACGGCGCCGGCGCTTCGGTTGCACTTGGCGGAATCCAGGCGCCGGCGATCTCAGAAAGATACGAACAGCTGTCCAGCTTGAGCTACGATGATCTTGCCGATCACTTTCGCCGTGAAGTGAAAGGATTCTTCGTTGACCAGCTTGGTCGACCGGAAATCCTCAACCGCATCGGTGAAGACAACATCCTCGTCTTCAACTTCTTGAAAGATGGAGACGCCCAGGATCAGATAGTGCAGAAGCAGGTTGCCGATCTGAACACCATGTTGGAGGAGAAGTACCGGATTTCCGTCGAGGTGACACCCGCCTTCCGTCGACTTTTGCGAACGCATCCGAGTGGTTTTGAGCGCAATGGCGCCAGGGGGGTCCGAAACCTGCTGCGGCGTTACGTGATGGATCAGCTAGCCATGGAGCTATTCACTAACGAGGAGAAAAAGGAAGGACAGGTCTTTCAAGTAGACTACCGGGAGAAGTCAGATTCGATCGGCGAGTTACCTTTTGACTCATCGAAGCTTCAGTGGCAGTGGTACGAACTCTCATGA
- a CDS encoding IS630 family transposase: MFLDETWAMTNMTRSRGRSERGSRLVEKTPCGRWSTTTFLGAVRSTGFIAPVCVEGAINGRVFKAWVEQHLVRELREGDVVVMDNLSSHKVKGVAEAIEAAGAEVRYLPPYSPDLNPIELAFSKFKRLLRDGARRTQEKLVELCGTVLELFTETEIRNYSRHCGYRYK; this comes from the coding sequence GTGTTCCTCGATGAAACGTGGGCCATGACCAACATGACGCGTTCACGCGGCCGCAGCGAGAGGGGCTCGCGGCTGGTGGAGAAGACCCCCTGCGGGCGTTGGAGCACCACGACGTTCCTGGGGGCAGTCCGATCGACCGGGTTCATCGCCCCGGTCTGCGTCGAGGGCGCCATCAACGGCCGCGTGTTCAAGGCCTGGGTCGAGCAGCACCTGGTCCGCGAACTGCGTGAAGGAGACGTCGTCGTGATGGACAATCTCTCCAGCCACAAGGTCAAAGGCGTCGCCGAGGCGATCGAAGCGGCCGGCGCGGAAGTCCGCTACCTGCCGCCCTACTCCCCCGACCTCAACCCCATCGAACTCGCTTTCAGCAAGTTCAAACGCCTCCTACGCGACGGCGCTCGACGCACCCAGGAGAAGCTCGTCGAGCTCTGCGGCACGGTCCTCGAACTCTTCACCGAAACCGAGATCCGAAACTACTCCCGACACTGCGGATACCGCTACAAATAA
- a CDS encoding GAP1-N2 domain-containing protein — protein MGLLHCHQQIYTSASELLNSSGSGLGVVACTRDFPEDVQRDLDKVNRYPFLADLPPDDPAKHPPRIVMSRSGKDQRALCISQVIFAGADHTARTTPLSHRFVFLLDEDGSDAPWPSDLIRVCAPLFKRKWDQPPSHLGATIEVDEPDDPSALPLPSCDRLWRGQAKCLLPAVAAALMESACSGRPVVVCINREDGFHAASVLADILDLLPRSVQLDMGCASHVIDSSDAPGEARLLVTYPTTEFVKRYRERRGQSRPHVFDLTSATALEERPSGSYQALMVELLKKPDPRVEIRDAVSLFDVLDLRCQHAELFTRIRGLEQELSSVGNHKGLVKATNQLKKVLHDLGQQKLDRAHEYLVDHMNKCIKNRVTSWSSKKEKWDSLLSLLLDGELPEESRKAALTFALKPEPDQQLLLDALTQLLGSPDKKADSLNRDIEQIISSHCSSGLRSFAVRQAAKEHRYCLTAEKLLLTELAPPPKELLGFIQKCQTPSTEIVNLALERLEEIKNGEVGEFGSVDDLFDELERFRKKLGTGEPLSAAEKLDGLIRERAKHLKQLAEKHLGQPTSTQTPPEVSVPPPEPPPPTVTPPIGEQYPQPSAARSPDPFTPPPSSPQFSLPPEPQGQADDLGIEVSPPHDLRDPPLATTNARGLRAVRRLPNWFMGLGAVIVVGVAGSWLARALVLGERIFRSGSGAIPLSVVMLSLACVPLLVVSLERVLWPDGQPNQWSRVGSVVGIFLSCAIVAVSFILPAVFPWLFLV, from the coding sequence ATGGGTCTCTTACACTGCCATCAGCAAATCTATACTTCGGCCTCAGAACTGCTGAATTCCAGCGGCAGCGGGCTTGGAGTCGTAGCGTGCACTAGAGATTTCCCTGAAGACGTTCAACGAGATCTCGACAAGGTTAACAGGTACCCATTCCTGGCCGATCTCCCGCCAGACGACCCGGCAAAGCACCCTCCTCGGATCGTCATGTCGAGAAGCGGGAAGGACCAGCGAGCCCTCTGTATCTCGCAGGTCATCTTCGCCGGCGCCGACCATACGGCCCGCACAACACCACTATCGCACCGGTTTGTGTTCTTACTAGATGAGGATGGCAGCGACGCCCCCTGGCCGAGCGACCTGATACGCGTTTGCGCACCGCTTTTCAAAAGGAAATGGGACCAACCGCCCTCGCATTTGGGAGCAACTATTGAGGTTGATGAGCCTGACGATCCATCCGCTCTCCCGCTGCCGTCGTGCGATCGGCTCTGGAGGGGGCAGGCCAAATGCCTGCTGCCAGCAGTCGCGGCCGCGCTGATGGAATCCGCATGCTCTGGTCGACCGGTCGTAGTTTGCATTAACCGCGAAGACGGCTTCCACGCGGCATCCGTCTTAGCGGACATCCTCGACCTGCTACCCCGCTCGGTCCAACTCGACATGGGTTGTGCCTCGCACGTCATTGACAGCTCGGATGCGCCCGGCGAGGCAAGGCTCTTGGTCACCTACCCCACAACCGAGTTCGTGAAGCGATACCGTGAGCGAAGGGGGCAGAGCCGCCCACACGTGTTCGATCTCACTTCAGCGACCGCACTCGAAGAACGGCCAAGCGGTAGTTACCAGGCTCTCATGGTTGAGCTGTTGAAGAAGCCTGACCCGCGGGTAGAAATTCGGGACGCGGTTAGCCTGTTTGACGTACTAGATCTCCGGTGTCAGCATGCCGAGCTATTCACAAGAATAAGGGGACTCGAACAAGAGCTGTCATCCGTCGGCAATCACAAAGGCCTTGTGAAAGCCACTAATCAACTGAAGAAGGTGCTTCACGACCTTGGTCAACAGAAGCTTGATCGGGCGCATGAGTATCTTGTCGATCACATGAATAAGTGTATCAAGAATCGAGTGACTTCTTGGAGTAGCAAGAAGGAGAAGTGGGATTCGCTACTTAGCCTGCTGCTTGACGGGGAGCTTCCCGAGGAATCGAGAAAAGCCGCATTAACGTTCGCATTGAAACCGGAACCTGATCAGCAGCTATTGCTTGATGCCCTGACACAACTACTTGGCAGTCCGGACAAAAAAGCAGACAGCCTCAATCGCGACATTGAGCAGATCATTTCTTCACACTGCTCAAGTGGCCTCAGGAGCTTTGCAGTTAGACAGGCCGCCAAAGAGCACAGGTACTGCCTAACTGCTGAGAAGTTGCTGCTCACGGAACTAGCCCCCCCGCCCAAGGAATTGCTTGGCTTCATTCAGAAATGTCAAACGCCGAGCACCGAAATCGTCAACCTAGCATTGGAGCGTCTTGAAGAAATCAAGAATGGCGAGGTTGGTGAGTTCGGCAGTGTGGATGACCTATTCGATGAACTAGAACGGTTTCGCAAGAAGCTCGGGACTGGAGAGCCATTATCCGCTGCGGAGAAGCTCGATGGGTTGATCCGCGAACGAGCGAAGCATCTCAAGCAGCTGGCAGAAAAACACCTTGGTCAACCCACTAGCACACAGACGCCTCCTGAAGTCTCGGTGCCACCGCCGGAGCCCCCACCACCCACAGTAACTCCCCCTATAGGCGAACAGTATCCCCAGCCTTCTGCGGCACGTTCTCCAGACCCCTTTACTCCGCCTCCCTCATCTCCGCAGTTTTCACTCCCACCTGAACCTCAAGGTCAGGCAGACGATCTCGGGATTGAAGTTTCACCTCCTCATGATCTCCGGGATCCTCCGCTGGCCACCACCAATGCACGCGGCTTGCGTGCCGTTCGACGGCTGCCGAACTGGTTTATGGGACTCGGTGCCGTGATAGTTGTAGGAGTAGCCGGCTCCTGGTTAGCCAGGGCTCTTGTTCTGGGGGAGCGGATCTTCCGGAGCGGATCGGGAGCAATCCCGCTGTCGGTTGTCATGCTCTCATTGGCTTGTGTACCCCTGCTGGTCGTGTCCCTCGAACGTGTCCTGTGGCCAGATGGGCAACCGAACCAGTGGAGCCGGGTGGGCTCGGTAGTCGGGATATTCCTTTCCTGTGCGATCGTCGCCGTGTCTTTCATACTGCCGGCAGTCTTTCCTTGGCTTTTTCTGGTCTAG
- a CDS encoding DUF4236 domain-containing protein, translating into MTALGWRFRKQWSKGPLRWTLSKRGIGTSIGIPGLRFGRSSDGRAYFSFGLRGTGLYFVHYFGRWSVRNNTSSERRTSTIEESLSSSPANATAALNRGQRRLLQLRRDRD; encoded by the coding sequence GTGACAGCGTTGGGCTGGCGATTCCGTAAGCAATGGTCGAAGGGGCCACTTCGTTGGACGCTTTCCAAGCGTGGTATTGGGACCAGCATTGGCATTCCGGGGCTACGCTTCGGCCGTAGTTCCGATGGGCGGGCGTACTTCTCCTTTGGACTCAGAGGGACGGGGCTCTACTTCGTCCACTACTTCGGTCGCTGGTCGGTTCGTAACAACACCAGTAGTGAGCGGCGGACCTCAACAATTGAAGAATCGCTATCCTCAAGCCCAGCCAATGCGACAGCCGCCTTGAACAGGGGACAGCGTCGGCTGCTGCAGTTGCGACGAGACCGCGACTGA
- a CDS encoding helix-turn-helix domain-containing protein: MVSSKERRAEVLAECDAGKGTREVALKFNVSESWVRRVMQERREQGKVSPKQTRDRRPCWAPYADWLRAQIAEKSDQTLAELQAKAAEELGWVTSDMTISRALRALRLPLKKDARRPIARPRRRRVEASRVDRFATGPRPRSCGVPR; this comes from the coding sequence ATGGTTTCTTCGAAGGAACGGCGGGCGGAGGTGCTCGCCGAGTGCGATGCTGGGAAGGGGACGCGTGAGGTGGCGTTGAAGTTCAACGTCAGCGAGTCTTGGGTTCGTCGCGTGATGCAGGAGCGTCGCGAGCAGGGTAAGGTATCGCCGAAGCAGACGCGTGACCGCCGGCCCTGCTGGGCGCCCTACGCCGATTGGCTCCGCGCTCAGATCGCCGAGAAGAGCGATCAGACGCTGGCGGAGCTCCAGGCGAAGGCGGCCGAGGAGTTGGGCTGGGTGACCTCCGACATGACGATCAGTCGGGCGCTGCGGGCGTTGCGTCTGCCGCTAAAAAAAGACGCTCGTCGCCCAATAGCAAGACCGCGAAGACGTCGCGTTGAAGCGTCGCGAGTGGATCGCTTCGCAACCGGGCCTCGACCCCGATCGTGTGGTGTTCCTCGATGA
- a CDS encoding 4Fe-4S single cluster domain-containing protein, giving the protein MTNERLDDTFLPIEAKPPTLPANGVLVAAFQERSFVAGPGCRAVVWVAGCLRRCPSCSQPEFLSFEAGKRRTVQELYEQIISTSDIVGVTYSGGEPFEQADQLGELSERLQQFGLSTASYSGYRRAALVAEPKRFGRLYNALDILIDGEYRKEAHGPYKWRGSGNQVVHALSPKGMVEARAEYDPGSTQEVQFSISGNRLRMSGFPDSDTHELLVEALASRGVLVKEGQQ; this is encoded by the coding sequence ATGACCAACGAACGACTTGACGATACCTTCTTGCCAATTGAAGCTAAACCTCCGACCCTTCCAGCTAATGGCGTGCTCGTTGCCGCGTTTCAAGAACGCTCATTTGTCGCGGGCCCCGGGTGCCGAGCGGTAGTGTGGGTCGCCGGGTGCTTGCGTCGGTGCCCCTCTTGCTCGCAGCCAGAATTCCTCTCCTTTGAGGCCGGGAAGCGGCGGACGGTCCAGGAACTATATGAACAGATAATCAGCACTTCGGACATCGTCGGAGTCACCTACTCTGGTGGTGAGCCATTTGAGCAGGCCGACCAGCTTGGAGAGCTGAGCGAGCGGCTCCAGCAGTTTGGGCTGAGCACAGCCTCCTACTCCGGCTACAGGCGAGCCGCCTTGGTTGCGGAGCCGAAGAGATTTGGACGGCTGTATAATGCTCTCGACATCCTTATCGATGGCGAGTACCGAAAAGAGGCTCACGGTCCATATAAATGGCGAGGATCAGGGAACCAGGTAGTCCATGCCCTCAGCCCGAAAGGCATGGTTGAGGCCCGGGCAGAGTATGATCCGGGAAGCACTCAAGAAGTCCAGTTTTCTATCTCAGGAAATCGCTTGCGGATGTCCGGTTTCCCTGATTCGGACACTCACGAATTGCTCGTCGAGGCCCTCGCGTCGCGTGGAGTCCTCGTGAAAGAGGGTCAGCAATGA